In Phoenix dactylifera cultivar Barhee BC4 unplaced genomic scaffold, palm_55x_up_171113_PBpolish2nd_filt_p 000331F, whole genome shotgun sequence, the following are encoded in one genomic region:
- the LOC103719397 gene encoding uncharacterized protein LOC103719397, which translates to MMASALVNNVGVSPEGFLRCPSTAYSSYGWLNPRISFSRDVADGDQPSPAPATSVVAPSGNPPENPDPEAPAKDLVDFEFRLHDPVAMLPADELFSDGKLVPLQLKSSAAEVRSAELLKSQRRAEIAAGSDPYVFSPKAPRCSSRWRELLGLKKAQNPKPDAQKPAAAASKNPNAKSLKHFLHRNTRSPPADSILSLPLLRDSDSESVSISSRLSLSSSSSSGPEHDDLPRLSLDSEKPAAQIPISLSRNPPRLRVARPTSSTATTVGETHPPARVGRSPVRRASDPAAPPPPPRGLSVDSPRMNPAGRVVFQGLERSSSSPGSFHGGPRVRPRGMERSYSANVRVTPVLNVPVCSLRGSAKSVSVFRFGRLFSAQKKERDRPARARRDGSGAALAPRSTARSLLEIT; encoded by the coding sequence ATGATGGCCTCGGCCCTCGTGAACAACGTCGGAGTCTCGCCGGAGGGCTTCCTACGCTGCCCCTCGACGGCCTACTCCTCCTACGGCTGGCTCAACCCTCGGATCTCCTTCAGCCGCGACGTCGCCGACGGCGACCAGCCCTCGCCCGCCCCCGCCACATCCGTGGTGGCGCCTTCCGGTAACCCGCCGGAGAACCCCGATCCCGAGGCCCCCGCCAAGGACCTGGTCGACTTCGAGTTCCGGCTTCACGATCCCGTCGCCATGCTCCCGGCTGACGAGCTCTTCTCCGATGGCAAGTTGGTCCCGCTGCAGCTGAAGTCCTCCGCGGCCGAGGTCCGGTCGGCGGAGCTTCTGAAGTCGCAGCGGAGGGCGGAGATCGCCGCCGGATCGGACCCTTACGTCTTCTCCCCCAAGGCGCCGCGGTGTTCCAGCCGGTGGAGGGAGCTGCTCGGCCTCAAGAAGGCGCAGAACCCGAAGCCCGACGCCCAGaagcccgccgccgccgcctccaagAACCCGAACGCCAAATCTCTGAAGCATTTCCTCCACCGGAACACTAGATCGCCGCCGGCGGACTCGATCCTGAGCCTCCCGCTACTCCGCGACTCGGACTCCGAGTCGGTGTCCATCTCCTCCCGGctttccctctcctcctcctcctcctccggcccCGAGCACGATGATCTTCCCCGGCTATCCCTTGATTCCGAGAAGCCTGCGGCCCAGATCCCGATCTCGCTTAGCCGGAACCCGCCGCGGCTCCGAGTGGCCCGGCCTACATCGTCCACCGCCACGACGGTAGGGGAAACCCACCCGCCGGCGAGGGTCGGCCGGAGCCCGGTCCGGCGGGCGTCCGACCCGGCGGCGCCACCTCCGCCTCCGCGGGGACTGTCGGTGGACAGCCCGCGCATGAACCCGGCGGGGAGGGTCGTGTTCCAGGGGTTGGAGCGGAGCTCGAGCAGCCCTGGGAGCTTCCACGGCGGTCCGAGGGTCCGGCCCAGGGGGATGGAGCGATCCTACTCGGCCAACGTCCGGGTTACTCCGGTTCTCAACGTCCCGGTCTGCTCGCTCCGCGGCTCGGCCAAGTCGGTGTCGGTTTTCAGGTTCGGCCGGCTCTTCTCGGCCCAGAAGAAGGAACGGGACCGGCCGGCTCGCGCTCGTCGGGACGGATCCGGAGCGGCGCTGGCGCCAAGATCAACGGCGAGAAGTCTTCTAGAGATTACGTAA